GCGCCCGCAGCACAGCCGTCGCTGTCGGCGGACTCCGCCCCTGTAGGGAGCGCGAAGCCGGAGAAGAAAGCCCGCACTCCGCGCAAGGCAAAGGCTGCCGCCGCAGCACCGGAAGCACCGGTGGCACCGGCCGCGCCCGCTGCCGCACCGGCTGTCGAGCCTGCCGCGGTCGAGAACAAACCGGCGTCGGCGAAGAAGAAAAACATCGCCAAGCCTGCGGCCGCAGGGGCGCCGGCAGCGGCTCCCGCCGTGGCCGCCGCAACCCCGGCTGCACAGCCCAAGGCTGCCAAAGCTGGCAGGAAACCCAAGGCAGCCAAAGACGCGCAAGGGGCGGAGCCCAAGGCCAGGGACGCCCAACCGGTCCAGGCCCCGGCAGAGCCGAAAAAAGCCAAGGCGGCCAAAGAGCCGAAGCCTGCTAAGGCCGTCAAAGAGCCGAAGGCTCCTAAGGCAGCGAAGGCGTCCAAGGACTCCGGCGCGGGCGCTCCCGCTGCCGAGGCGGCCCCGGCCAAGGAGAAAGCTCCCGCCAAGCGCGCCAGGAAAGCGGCGGAGCCTGCCGCAGCGGCCGAGGAGAAGCCCAAGAAGCCGCGGGCCCCGCGCAAGAAGAAAGAAGAAGCTTAGATCGCGAGGATGCAATGAGGACACTCCTGTTCACCGTCATCGTCCTTTGCTGTGCCCTCCCTGCCGTGGCGGGAACGCTTGAAGAGCTGACGCCGTATTTTGCAACGCAGTACTTCACCTGGCAGGAAAGCATTAACGGCAGGCGCCTGTTGAAGGAAGAGGGTCCCCTCTTCTCCGCTGGGGTCCGGGTGGGCGCTGTCACCGATAGAGCCTTCACCCTGAGGGCAAAGGGAGAGCTGTTCGGCTCGGAGGTCCGCTACCGCGGGGAAACCCAAGCCCCCGACTCGGCCCCGGTACATACCCGGGTTACCTACCTCGGCACCAGCGGTGAGGCAGACTTCGGGTACCGGCTCCGCTCCGCGGCCGGCGACCTGGAGCCGTTCGGCGGCATCGGCTACCGCTACTGGCTAAGGGACCTGCAGGACTCCAACACCCCTGATGGTACCCGGGTCTCCGGCTATACCGAGACCTGGACCATGGGCTACACACGGGTGGGAGCCCGCGCCGCGACCGCTGCGGGCGGGGTGAAACTGACCGCCTGCGGCGGCGCCAAGTATCCCTTCTACGTGGGCAATACCGTCGATTTCGCCGGCAGCGGCGATACCACCTTCCGTCCCAAGGGAAGGTGGAGCGGGTTTGCCGAGGCAGGCGCCCGCTATCGCTCCTTGAGCATGAACCTCTTCTACGAAGGGTTCCGCTTCCACCAGTCCGATCTCAAGATGGTACAGGGGACCGCGTACTTCCAGCCCGACTCATCCTCCGACATCTTCGGGATGAGGGTGGGCTGGACCTTCTAGCTTCCGCCACTACGGTATTTCATGGAGCAGGCAATCTACATAGCCCTTCTGGGCGCGCTGGGCTGCTTGTCGCGCTATTTTCTCTCCGGTTTCGTGTACCGGGTCTGCGGCAACGCCTTTCCCTATGGCACCCTTGCCGTCAACGTGATCGGCGCTTTCCTGATCGGGCTCATCATGGAGTTCTCCATCAGGAGCGCCCTCGTCCCCCCCACACTTCGTTTCGCCCTCACCGTGGGCTTTCTCGGCGGGCTTACCACATTCTCCACCTTCAGCCTGGAAACCTTCCGCCTCATCGAGGAGGGAGCGCTGCTGCTCGCCTTTGCCAACATCATGCTGAGCGTAGTGTCCTGCCTTGCCTGCACCTGGCTGGGCATCATGGTGGCGCGCTGGCTGTAGCTTGCCGCATTTCAATACCTTTCTGCCAAGGAGCGACATATGAAGGACAGGGACATGAGCCAGGAGAATGACAGGAAAGGGATGCTCGGTGAGCAGGTGCTGCTCAGGATCTTCATTGGAGAGCGGGACAAGTACAGGCACATCCCGCTCTACGAGGCGCTGGTGGAACTGTTCCGCACCGAGGGCTTTGCCGGCGCCACCGTGCTGCGCGGCGTGGCCGGGTTCGGCGCGCACAGCATGTACCACACCGACCGGCTGCTGAGGCTCTCCACCGACCTCCCCATGGTGATCGAGGTAGTCGACGAGAGGGCACGCGTTGAGGCGGTGCTCCCCACCGTGGAGGAGATGATGGACGGTGGCATGATCACCCTGGAAAAGGTGCAGGTCTGGCGCTACGCAAAGAAACGCTCAGCTTGAAAGGACGAACCCATCTGCTACACTCTCACCTTGTTCATGAAAAGGAGCGGATAGATGGGCATATTAGAAAACCTGACCCCCCAGTGGATTGAGAGTCAGTACGAGCTGTGGAAACAGGACCCGCAGCAGCTTTCCGAGGAGTGGCGCGCATTCTTCACCGGCTTCGAGCTGGCGGAGGGGGGAGCTGCCAGCGCCGCGGCACCTGTGGGTGGTGACGAAGCGCTGAAACAGTCCGGAGTCCAGTCACTCATTTACCGTTACCGGGACATAGGGCACCTCCTCGCCTGTACCGATCCCCTTTCCCCCTGCCAGATCGAGCATCCTCTGCTCTCCCTTTCGGCCTTCGGGTTGGAGCCCGCCGACCTCGACAAGACTTTCGTTACCAGGCGCTTCATGAGAAGAAGCGCGACCCTCAAGGAGATCCTGCAGGTGCTGCGCAGCACCTATTGCGGCTCGGTGGGCGTCGAGTTCATGTACCTCCAGGACCCGGACGAGCGCCAATGGCTCATCGACCGTATGGAACCCGGCGGCAACCGCGGCTTCTTCACACCGGAGCAGCGCCTCTTGCTGCTGAAAAAACTGAAGGAAGCAGCCCTCTTCGAGCGCGAGCTGCACAAGAGGTTCCCCGGACAGACCAGGTTCTCCCTCGAGGGGGGCGATATCCTGATTCCCATGCTCGATGCCGCCGTAACCAAGGCCGCTTCGCTGGGCGTCACCGACGTCGTCTTCGGCATGCCGCATCGCGGCCGCCTGAATGTCCTGTGCAACATCTTCGGGATGCCTTACGAGAATATGTTCGCGGAGTTCGCCGACAACGCGGAGTACGGTGTGGTGGGCGAGGGGGATGTGAAGTACCACAAGGGCTTCTCGGTTGACCTCCCTGTCGATGCGGGCGGAACCGTGCATCTCACCCTCACCTCCAACCCGAGCCACCTGGAGGCGATCGACCCGGTGGTGCAGGGGAAATGCCGTGCCCGGCAGGACCGTATCGGCGAAGAAGGGGAGGTGCGGGTGCTGCCGCTGCTGATCCACGGCGATGCTGCATTCTCAGGCCAGGGAGTAGTCGCCGAGACGCTGAACCTCTCGCAGTTGGCCGGGTACCGGACCGGCGGCACCCTCCACATCGTGCTCAACAACCAGATCGGCTTCACCACCAGCGCCGCCGATGCCCGTTCCAGCCACTACGCCACCGACGTCGCCAAGATGGTCCAGGCACCGGTGTTCCACGTCTACGGCGACGACGCCGAGGCCGTGGTGCATGTCACCGAACTCGCCGTCGCCTACCGGGACCGCTACCGCAAGGACGTCGTGGTGGAAGTGATCTGCTACCGCCGGCACGGGCACAACGAAGGGGACGAGCCCTACTTCACCCAGCCGCTCATGTACCAGCAGATCAAGCTCCGCCCGCAACTGCACTCCCTCTACGAGATGGAACTGCTTGGAGAAGGGGTCCCCGAGGAGGAGTTGAAGTCGATCGAGAATGAGGTGGTGCAGCGCCTGGCTCAGGCGGGCGAACGGCAGGCCGCGCCGGTCGAATCGGCGTTCCTTGCCCGCTGGAGCGGTATGAAGCCCGGCGTTGCCAAGGTTGCCGTCCCGACCGCCGTCGCCGCTGCGACCCTTTTGGAGCTCTCCGAGCAGCTCGCGCGGATCCCTGAAGGATTCCAGCCGCACCCAAAGGTGGCCGCCGTGCTGCAGAAGCGCCGCGACGCCGTCATCAAGGGCGGGCCGCTCGACTGGGGTAACGTCGAGACCCTCGCCTACGCCTCGCTTCTATCCACCGGCGTCTCGATCCGCCTTTCCGGCCAGGACGTCCGCCGCGGCACCTTCAGCCACCGCCACTCGACGCTCTTCGACCAGCAGACCGGTGAGACCTACCTGCCGCTGTGCAGCGTGCTGGACAAGGGGGCGCGCTTCTGCGCCTTCGACAGCATGCTGGCCGAGTTTTCGGTGCTCGGTTTCGAGTACGGCTACTCGTTAGAGGCCCCCGACGCGCTCACCATCTGGGAGGCGCAGTACGGGGACTTTGTCAACGGCGCCCAGGTAATCATCGACCAGTTCCTGGTGAGTGGCGAGGCCAAGTGGGAGCGCTCCAGCGGCCTGGTCCTTATGCTGCCGCACGGCTACGAAGGGCAGGGGGCGGAGCACTCCAGCGCCCGCATCGAGCGCTTCCTCGAACTTGCCGCGGCCGGGAACATCCAGGTGGTCTACCCCACCACGCCCGCCCAACTTTTCCACGTGCTGCGCCGCCAGATGCTGCAGCCCTTCCGCAAGCCGCTGGTCCTGTTCACCCCGAAGAGCCTGCTGCGCCATCCCGACTGCGTCTCCCGCCTGGAGGAACTCAGTTCCGGCACCTTCCGCGAGGTCATCGCTGAGCCCGCCGTGGGGGAGTCGGTGCGCCAGGTGATCCTCTGCAGCGGCAAGATCTATTACGACCTGCTAGGGCGGATCAGGAAGGACCAGCTGCAGGGGCATGCCCTGCTGCGGATCGAGCAGCTCCATCCGCTTCCCGTCGAACAGTTGCGGGACGAGTTGCAGCGCTACCCGGCCGGCGCCCGTTTCACCTGGGTGCAGGAGGAACCGCGCAACATGGGGGCGTGGCGTTTCATCCACGAGCCCCTCTGCGAACTCTTGGGGACGGTACCGAGGTACGTCGGGCGTCCCGATGCCGCAGCGCCCGCCTCCGGCTCGCACCGCCTGGACCGCGTTGAGCAGGAGCGCATCGTGGACGAAGCACTGAAAATCTGAAAAATACGTCGAACGGCTTTTAAAAGAAGGGAGAAGCACATGGATATCAAGGTGCCCGCGGTCGGCGAGTCGGTGTACGAGGCGGTAATCGCCAGGTGGCTCAAGAAAAATGGAGACGTGGTCTCCAAGGACGAGGCCCTCTGCGAGATCGAGACCGACAAGATCACCCTCGAAGTCACTTCGGAGGCGGACGGTGTCTTGAGCATCACCGTAGCGGAGGGAGAAACGGTGAAGATCGGTGCCGTCATCGGCAGCATCGACGCCCGCGGCCAGGATGCCCAAGCCGCCCAGGGAGGAACCGACAGCGCCGCTGCCGCGAAGCCTGCCGGCAAACCTGCCGCAAAGCCCGAGGTCAAACCTGAGACCAAGCCGGGGACGGCCGCTCCCATGTCCCCCTCGGGTCGAAAGCTGGCGCGCGAGCTGGGGGTCGAGCCGACTGCCGTCCAGGGCAGCGGGCGCGGCGGTCGCATCACCAACGAAGATGTCATCAAGGCACAAGGCGCAAGGGCGGATGCCGCTGAACCCGCCAAAGCTCCCACGGCACCGGCTGCTCCGGCCGCACCCGCCGCTACCCCCAAACCGGCCGCGATGCCCGAACCCGCTCAACAGCCCAAGGCTGCCGCGCCGCCGGTCGACCAATCCGGGCGCGTGCTGCGCAAGCCCATGTCGCAGATAAGAAAGCGGATCGCCGAGCGCCTGGTCTCGGTGCGCCAGCACACCGCCATGCTTACCACCTTCAACGAAGTGGACATGAGCGAGGTGATCAAACTCAGGAAAAAGCACGGCGAGCACTTTCAGAAGCGCCATGACGTCAAACTCGGTTTCATGTCGCTCTTCGTGCGCGCCTGCTGCGCCGCCCTACAGGAGTTCCCTGACGTCAACGCCAGCATCGACGGCGATGACATCGTCTACCACAACTACTGTGACGTCGGCATCGCGGTGGGGAGCGAGCGCGGACTGGTGGTGCCGGTACTGCGGAGCGCCGAGAAACTGAGCCTTGCGCAGATCGAGCAGTCCATCGCCGGCTTTGCCGAGAAGGTCCGCACCAACCGCATCGCCCTTGCCGACCTCGAAGGGGGGACTTTCACCATCTCCAACGGCGGCATCTACGGTTCCATGCTCTCCACCCCCATCCTCAACCCGCCCCAGTCCGGCGTGCTCGGCATGCACAACATCCAGGAGCGCGCGGTGGTGGTGGACGGTCAAGTGGTGGTCCGCCCCATGATGTACCTCGCCCTTTCTTACGATCACCGCATCGTTGACGGCCAGGGTGCGGTCGGGTTCCTGAAGCGGGTCAAGGAATACATCGAAGATCCTGAAGAGATGTTGCTGGAGTGCTAGGAGCAATCATCCCCCGCATGCCCCTCTCCCTCCGGGAGAGGGAGGAAAACAGCACTAAACGGAAGAGGACTCGATTCAACGTCTGGAGGGAAAAGATGTCCGAAGAAACTTTTGATCTCATCGTCATCGGCGCCGGCCCCGGCGGTTACGTCGCCGCCATCAGGGGCGCGCAACTGGGCATGAAGGTGGCCGTGGTGGAAAAGCGCGGCTCCTTGGGTGGCGTCTGCCTGAACGAAGGGTGCATCCCCAGCAAGGCGCTCCTCGATTCCAGCGAACTCTATCACCTTGCCAAGGACCGCTTCGCTGCCCACGGCATCGAGGTGCAGCCGCCGAGGCTCAACCTCGGCCAGATGATGGCGCGCAAGGAGGACGTGGTCAAAAAGCTCACCGATGGCATTGCCTTCCTGTTCAAGAAAAACAAGATCGTCAGCTTCCTCGGCACCGCCACGCTGCTCTCCCCCGAGAGCGGCACGCACCGGGTGGAAGTAAAAGGCGAGGAGACCAAGGTCATCACCGGCAAGAAGGTGGTCCTCGCCACCGGTAGCGAAGCAGTGCAGATCCCGACCCTCCCCTTCGACGGTGAGTCGGTGGTCACCGCCCGCGAGGCGCTCTCTTTCCCGGCGGTCCCGGAGCATCTCCTGGTCGTGGGGGGCGGCTACATCGGCCTTGAACTCGGTTCGGTCTGGCTGCGCCTGGGCGCCAAGGTGACCGTGGTGGAACTCCTCCCCCGGCTCGTCGCCGGCAGCGACGGCCAAGTCGCCGAGGCGCTGCTGCGTTCCCTGAAAAAACAGGGTATGACCTTCATGCTGGGCGCCAAGGTGACCGGCGTGGAAAAGAAGGGCGGCAAACTCGTGGCGCGCGTCGAGGGCGAGAGCGAGACCCAGGAGATCTCCTGCGACAAAGTGCTCGTGGCGGTCGGGCGCAGGCCGCTCACTGCCGGGCTGAACCTCGAGGGGCTCGGCGTCGTCATGGACGGCAGCCGCATCCGCGTCGATGCCGACTACGCCACCAACGTCCCCGGGATCTACGCCATCGGCGACCTAATCGCGGGCCCCATGCTGGCGCACAAGGCGATGGAAGAGGGGGCTGTCTGCGTGGAAAGGATGCACGGCGAGCCGAGCCAGGTCGATTACGGCTGCATCCCCGGCGTCTGCTACACCTGGCCCGAGGCGGCCTCGGTGGGCAAAACCGAGGAGGCGCTCAAGGAAGAGGGGATCGCCTACAAGACCGGCAAGTTCAGCTTCATCGCCAACGGCCGCGCCAAGTGCATGGACGAGACCGAGGGGTTCGTGAAACTCCTTACCGAGGCGGAAGGGGGGCGGCTGCTCGGCGTGCACATCCTCGGTCCGCGCGCCTCGGACATGATCGCCGAGGCGGTAACCGTGATGGCCTTCGGCGGCAGCGGCGAAGATATCGCCCTCACCGTGCACGGCCATCCCACCCTCTCCGAGGTGATGAAGGAGGCGGCGCTCGACTTGGACAAGCGCGCCATCCACGGCTGACATGGTCGTACGCGATGCCGGTCTGATCGAATACCGCGAGGCGCTCGCGCTGCAGGAGAGCCTGGTCCTCGAGGTACAACAGGGAGGGGCGGAGACGCTGCTCCTGCTGGAACACCATCCCGTCTATACCATCGGCGCCGGGGGCAATCCCGGCAACGTCCTCGATCCGGGGATAGAGGCGCATCGCGTCAATCGCGGCGGTGATGTCACCTACCACGGACTGGGGCAACTGGTGGGGTATCCCATTCTCGACCTGGGGCGGCGCGGGCGCGACCTGCACCGCTACCTTCGTTTTTTGGAGCAGTTCCTGGTGGAGCTCTGCGGCAGCTTAGGCGTCGCAGGCTTCACCGTTGCTGGCAAGACCGGCGTCTGGACCGCCCACGGCAAGATCGCCGCCATCGGCGTCGGCGTCAGGCGCTGGGTCTCCATGCACGGCTTCTCGCTCAACGCCGCTGCAGACGTGTCAGCTTTTGGTAATATCAACCCCTGCGGCATGCCCGAGTGCCGCATCACCTCGCTCACCCTTGAGCGTCGGCAGGAGATCACCGTAAAGGAATTGAAAGCCTTGGCCGGAGAACGGTTCGCAGCCATGCTCGAATCGCACCTGCCGCGCAGTTAACCGTTGCAGTTGCTCGCAAGGAGGCTCCCATGTCCGAAACCGATTGCCGAGTCCCCGTAGAGAAGCTCCGCTGGGTTTGCGACCCCGCCCTCTTCAATTTCAAAACCACCGAAGACATAGCCGGTCTGGAAGGCAACATAAGCCAGGATCGGGCCCTCGCCGCCATCGAATTCGGCCTGGGCATGTCCAACAACGGCTTCAATATCTACCTCGCCGGTGACCCCGGCACCGGGAGGACTTCCACCATCCGGCAGATACTGAAGAGGTTCGTCAAGGGCACCTGTCCCCCCAGCGACTGGTGTTATGTCAACAACTTCCACACCCCGGATGCGCCACTGGCCATCGCACTCCCCGCCGGGATGGGACGCGGCTTCGCGGCGGATATGCGCGAGCTTTTGGACTACATGCGCGCCAACGTCCCCACCGCCCTGGAGAGCAAGGAGTACGAGACCAACCGCGTCGGCATCATCGAGCGCTTCCAGGAGCGCAACGGCGAGATCTTCTCCGACCTAGAGCAGGAGGCGGGAGAGAAGGGGTTCGCATTGCAGCGTACCGTTTCGGGGCTGGTGATCGTGCCCCAGAAGGAAGGGCGCAACTTCACCCAGGAGGAGTACGAGGCGCTCGAGAAGGATGAGCGGGACAAGCTGGACACGGTGGGGCGCGAGCTGACCGAGAAGCTGAACGACGCGTTGCGCCAAGTGCGCGAGAACGAGAAGGCGCTCAGGGACGCCCTGGCGCAGCTGGACCGGGAGTTGGGGCTGTCGGCCGTGGGGCACCACCTGAACCCGCTCAAGGAGAAGTACCAGGGCTTCGCCAAGATCCTGCAGTACCTGGAAGACGTCCAGGAGGACCTGCTCCTGAATCTGGAGGACTTCAAGCCTCAGGTCGCCCCGCCGCAGATCCCCGGACTCAAGATCCCCAAGCAGGAGCCGACCTTCGAGCGCTACGAGGTGAACGTCCTGGTGGAGAACAACCCGGACAACGGTGCCCCCATCGTCTTCGAGTCCAACCCGACCTACAACAACCTGTTCGGGCGCATCGAGAACATCATGCAGATGGGAGGGATGGCCACCACCAACTTCACCCTGATCAAGCCCGGCGCCCTGCACCGCGCCAACGGCGGCTACCTGATCCTGGACGCGCGCGAGGTGATGATCAACCCGTTCGCCTGGGAATCGCTCAAGCGCTGCATCAGGAACACGGAGATCAAGATTGAGGACGTCCTGGAGCAGTACCGCTTCATGACCGTGGTCTCGCTCAAGCCAGAGCCGATTCCGCTCAACGCCAAGATCATCATGATCGGCTCGCTCTGGATCTACTATCTACTCTTCTACCTTGAGCCCGACTACCGCAAGTTCTTCAAGGTTAAGGCCGACTTCGACAGCCAGATCAACCGCACCCCCGACGTGATGCAGGATTACGCGCTGTTCGTCGCCGCCCATTGTTCCAAGGAGGGGCTGCTCCCCTTCGACCCCACCGGCGTCGCGGCGCTCTTGGAGCACGCCTCGCGCCTGGTCGAAGACCAGGACCGGCTCTCCTCCCAGTTCATGGAACTTTCGGACCTGATCCGCGAGTCGAGCTTCTGGGCCACCAGGGAGGGGGCGCAGGTCGTGGACCGCGGCTGGGTCAAGAGGGCCATCCAGGAGAAGACCTATCGCTCCAACCGCATCGAGGAAAGGATCCACGAGTACCTGGCGCAGGGGATCATCCTGTGCGACACCAAGGGGAGCGTGGTGGGGCAGATCAACGGCCTCTCCGTGATCACCATGGGGGACTACACCTTTGGCAGGCCCTCCCGGCTCACCATCCGCGTCTCCCAGGGGCGTGCCGGTATGGTCAACATCGAGCGCGAGGTGAAGCTCTCCGGCCCGATCCACGACAAGGGGGTGCTGATCCTGACCGGCTACCTGGCCGGCAAGTTCGGGCAGGATCAGCCGCTCTCCTTCTCCGCCCACATCTGTTTCGAACAGTCCTACGAGGGGGTCGAGGGGGACAGCGCCTCTTCGGCCGAACTCTACGGGCTCCTCTCCGCCTTCTCGGGGCTACCCATCAGGCAGGGAATCGCCGTCACCGGCAGCGTTAACCAGCACGGGCAGATCCAACCCATCGGCGGGGTGAACTACAAGATCGAGGGATTCTTCGCGGTGTGCAAGGCCAAGGGGCTGACCGGGGACCAGGGAGTGATCATCCCCAAGATCAACGAGCACAACCTGATGCTGAACGACGAGGTGGTGCAGGCTGTGTCTGACGGGATGTTCCATATCTGGAGTGTGTCGCAGGTCGAGGAGGGGATCGAGATCCTGACCGGCGTGCCAGCCGGCATGCCGGGCGAGGACGGCAGCTATCCCGATGGGACTGTTAACTTCCTGGTGCACAAGAAGCTCAAGACCATGCTGGACAACATGCGCAAGCTGATGCAGGACAAGGAAGGGAAGGACGAGCCGGTGAAGATGCTGGAATAACCCTTGCCCACAAGCTCCTCCCCCCGGAGGGGGGAGGCCGGGAGGGGGGGAGCTCGATAGAGCGCAAATGGACGCCCTTTTCCTAACCCTCCCCCTCCGGGGGAGGGGATAAAGCTAAAACTGTTGTAACGTTGCCTCCTTTTTGTTACTTTCCGAGGGCCGCGACTGCGGCCCTTGCCATTCCCGCGTTTCCTGCACCGCATCAAAGAGGTGACCGTTTGTCCAGACGCTGTTTCCTGATCGTGAACCCCACCTCGGGGACCTACTCCCAGCAAAAAGTTGACGGCATCATGGCCGGGCTCGCCGAGCGCGGCCTCGCTCCGGAGCTTCTTCCCACCCAAAGCGCCGCCGACCCGGCCCGCTTCGCCGCAAGGATCTGCGCCGAAGAGAGCGAGCCCCTGATCGTGGTGGCCGGGGGGGATGGCACCATCAATGGTGTCTTGAACGGCCTGGTCCCCGGAACCGCCACCCTCGGCGTGGTCCCCCTGGGCACCTCCAACGTGCTGGCGCGCGAGCTGGAGATCGATTCCGTCGACGATGCCCTGGACCGCCTGGACCGCGGCGAGACCCGCCCCATATCCGTTGGCGAGATCGAGCGTGGCGGGGAGCGCAGGCGCTTCCTGCTCATGGCCGGGGCCGGCTTCGACGGGGCCGTGGTGCGCGACGTGCGGCTTTCGGAGAAAAAGACCTTTGGAAAAGGCGCCTATGTGCTGTCGGCGCTGCGCACGCTCTGGCACTGGGACGGTTCGCAACTGTCGGTGACCGGAGGCGGCAGGAGCGTCTCCTGTCACGGCGTGATCGTCTGCAACGCCTCCAAGTACGGCGGCAACTTCGTGCTCGCTCCCGAGGCCGACCTCTTCGCCCCCGGCTTCCAGGTGCTTTGCATCTCCGGAGGGCGGCTGGCCTACCTGGGGCTCGCCCTGGGGCTTTTGAACGGCACCGCCATCTATAGCAGCCACGTCACCTCCTTCAGCGCCGCCTCCCTGGAGATCACCGGGGAGAAGGCGGTGCAGCTGGATGGAGACTACGTCTGCCCGACACCGCTTGTTGTCCGGACCGTCCCGGAACTGGTGCGGTTGGTGGTGTGATATACCCTACTTTTCCCGTTGACAAAGCCGACCCGATATTTATTAATGTGCGGGTGCAACCCGTTCGGCATCATCCCGCGTGAACCGTCTTTTACTACCTGAGTGGGGGGAGTGGTGGCTAAACCTAAGATTATGTTGGTGGACGATACCAAGCTGATTCTGGAACTGGAGAAGAGCTTTCTCAAGGTATCCCATGTTGACGTGATTACCGCCGGCGACGGCGTAGAGGCCCTGGAGCTGGTCCGCAAGGATCCTCCCGACCTCGTCTTCATGGATGTCAACATGCCGCTCATGGACGGCATCACCTGCTGCAGGCTCTTGAAGAGCGATCCCTTCCTTGCCGCCATCCCCGTCGTCATGCTCACCACCCTCGGCAACGACGAGGACCGCCAGCGCGCACAGCGGGCGGGGTGTGACGACTTCCTCACCAAGCCCGTCGACCGTCGCCTCTTCCTCGACATGGCCCGCAAGTACACCGACGCCGTGGACCGGCGCGAGGTGCGCATCCCCTGCCAGATCCCGGTGCTGTTCCTCCTCGGTAACACCCCGGTCAGCGCCCATGCCCTCGACATCGGCGACGGCGGCCTCTTCCTTGCCAGCCGCGAGGAGGTGCTTCAAAACCAGGAGTTAAGACTTGCCCTCTTTCTGGAGACCGAGCAGGCGCCGCTGTTGGAACTGAAGGGAAGGGTGGCCTGGGTGAACCAGGAGGGGAAACGGGTGCATGCCGGGCTCCCCACCGGGTTCGGGGTCGAGTTCCTGGAGCCGGCACAGTGGCAAGCGGAAGAGCTGAAGAGGTTTATCGAGGCGGCGCGCGCAGCGCGCAGCGAGGGCTAGGGCGCAGCCAGAAGCGTCAGCCGGAACCAGAGCCAGGTCAGCAGGGCGGCCCCGAGGTCGCCCGCCTTATTGTCGATGACACGCC
This window of the Geomonas agri genome carries:
- the crcB gene encoding fluoride efflux transporter CrcB codes for the protein MEQAIYIALLGALGCLSRYFLSGFVYRVCGNAFPYGTLAVNVIGAFLIGLIMEFSIRSALVPPTLRFALTVGFLGGLTTFSTFSLETFRLIEEGALLLAFANIMLSVVSCLACTWLGIMVARWL
- a CDS encoding DUF190 domain-containing protein, with protein sequence MKDRDMSQENDRKGMLGEQVLLRIFIGERDKYRHIPLYEALVELFRTEGFAGATVLRGVAGFGAHSMYHTDRLLRLSTDLPMVIEVVDERARVEAVLPTVEEMMDGGMITLEKVQVWRYAKKRSA
- a CDS encoding 2-oxoglutarate dehydrogenase E1 component, with the translated sequence MGILENLTPQWIESQYELWKQDPQQLSEEWRAFFTGFELAEGGAASAAAPVGGDEALKQSGVQSLIYRYRDIGHLLACTDPLSPCQIEHPLLSLSAFGLEPADLDKTFVTRRFMRRSATLKEILQVLRSTYCGSVGVEFMYLQDPDERQWLIDRMEPGGNRGFFTPEQRLLLLKKLKEAALFERELHKRFPGQTRFSLEGGDILIPMLDAAVTKAASLGVTDVVFGMPHRGRLNVLCNIFGMPYENMFAEFADNAEYGVVGEGDVKYHKGFSVDLPVDAGGTVHLTLTSNPSHLEAIDPVVQGKCRARQDRIGEEGEVRVLPLLIHGDAAFSGQGVVAETLNLSQLAGYRTGGTLHIVLNNQIGFTTSAADARSSHYATDVAKMVQAPVFHVYGDDAEAVVHVTELAVAYRDRYRKDVVVEVICYRRHGHNEGDEPYFTQPLMYQQIKLRPQLHSLYEMELLGEGVPEEELKSIENEVVQRLAQAGERQAAPVESAFLARWSGMKPGVAKVAVPTAVAAATLLELSEQLARIPEGFQPHPKVAAVLQKRRDAVIKGGPLDWGNVETLAYASLLSTGVSIRLSGQDVRRGTFSHRHSTLFDQQTGETYLPLCSVLDKGARFCAFDSMLAEFSVLGFEYGYSLEAPDALTIWEAQYGDFVNGAQVIIDQFLVSGEAKWERSSGLVLMLPHGYEGQGAEHSSARIERFLELAAAGNIQVVYPTTPAQLFHVLRRQMLQPFRKPLVLFTPKSLLRHPDCVSRLEELSSGTFREVIAEPAVGESVRQVILCSGKIYYDLLGRIRKDQLQGHALLRIEQLHPLPVEQLRDELQRYPAGARFTWVQEEPRNMGAWRFIHEPLCELLGTVPRYVGRPDAAAPASGSHRLDRVEQERIVDEALKI
- the odhB gene encoding 2-oxoglutarate dehydrogenase complex dihydrolipoyllysine-residue succinyltransferase; protein product: MDIKVPAVGESVYEAVIARWLKKNGDVVSKDEALCEIETDKITLEVTSEADGVLSITVAEGETVKIGAVIGSIDARGQDAQAAQGGTDSAAAAKPAGKPAAKPEVKPETKPGTAAPMSPSGRKLARELGVEPTAVQGSGRGGRITNEDVIKAQGARADAAEPAKAPTAPAAPAAPAATPKPAAMPEPAQQPKAAAPPVDQSGRVLRKPMSQIRKRIAERLVSVRQHTAMLTTFNEVDMSEVIKLRKKHGEHFQKRHDVKLGFMSLFVRACCAALQEFPDVNASIDGDDIVYHNYCDVGIAVGSERGLVVPVLRSAEKLSLAQIEQSIAGFAEKVRTNRIALADLEGGTFTISNGGIYGSMLSTPILNPPQSGVLGMHNIQERAVVVDGQVVVRPMMYLALSYDHRIVDGQGAVGFLKRVKEYIEDPEEMLLEC
- the lpdA gene encoding dihydrolipoyl dehydrogenase codes for the protein MSEETFDLIVIGAGPGGYVAAIRGAQLGMKVAVVEKRGSLGGVCLNEGCIPSKALLDSSELYHLAKDRFAAHGIEVQPPRLNLGQMMARKEDVVKKLTDGIAFLFKKNKIVSFLGTATLLSPESGTHRVEVKGEETKVITGKKVVLATGSEAVQIPTLPFDGESVVTAREALSFPAVPEHLLVVGGGYIGLELGSVWLRLGAKVTVVELLPRLVAGSDGQVAEALLRSLKKQGMTFMLGAKVTGVEKKGGKLVARVEGESETQEISCDKVLVAVGRRPLTAGLNLEGLGVVMDGSRIRVDADYATNVPGIYAIGDLIAGPMLAHKAMEEGAVCVERMHGEPSQVDYGCIPGVCYTWPEAASVGKTEEALKEEGIAYKTGKFSFIANGRAKCMDETEGFVKLLTEAEGGRLLGVHILGPRASDMIAEAVTVMAFGGSGEDIALTVHGHPTLSEVMKEAALDLDKRAIHG
- the lipB gene encoding lipoyl(octanoyl) transferase LipB, whose protein sequence is MVVRDAGLIEYREALALQESLVLEVQQGGAETLLLLEHHPVYTIGAGGNPGNVLDPGIEAHRVNRGGDVTYHGLGQLVGYPILDLGRRGRDLHRYLRFLEQFLVELCGSLGVAGFTVAGKTGVWTAHGKIAAIGVGVRRWVSMHGFSLNAAADVSAFGNINPCGMPECRITSLTLERRQEITVKELKALAGERFAAMLESHLPRS